The Xanthomonas fragariae genome has a segment encoding these proteins:
- the thiC gene encoding phosphomethylpyrimidine synthase ThiC codes for MNAAPTVLQQQAQSLSEAVTQPIPGSRKIFVHGSRADLQVPMREIALTRTPTLFGGEDNPPLSVYDTSGPYTDPHAAIDLVAGLDPLRAGWIAERGDTVALDGLSSNFGRGREHDARLDAVRFPARRLPRVARDGANVTQMHYARRGIITPEMEFVAIRENQRLEAVTDAMLRKQHPGEAFGAAIQQRITPEFVRDEIARGRAILPNNINHPESEPMIIGRNFLTKINANIGNSAVSSGIAEEVEKLVWSIRWGGDTVMDLSTGKHIHETREWIIRNSPVPIGTVPIYQALEKVDGRAEELTWEIFRDTLIEQAEQGVDYFTIHAGVLLRYVPLTAKRVTGIVSRGGSILAKWCLAHHKENFLYTHFEDICQIMKAYDVAFSLGDGLRPGCIADANDAAQFGELETLGELTKIAWKHDVQTMIEGPGHVPMQLIKENMDKQLRECGEAPFYTLGPLTTDIAPGYDHITSAIGAAMIGWFGTAMLCYVTPKEHLGLPNRQDVRDGIMAYKIAAHAADLAKGHPGAQVRDNALSKARFEFRWDDQFHLGLDPEKAKEFHDQTLPKDAHKLAHFCSMCGPHFCSMKITQDVRDYAAEHGMGEERALSAGMDEKSAQFLAQGAQVYRVS; via the coding sequence ATGAATGCCGCGCCCACCGTTTTGCAGCAACAAGCCCAGTCGCTGTCCGAGGCTGTGACCCAGCCGATTCCCGGTTCCCGCAAGATCTTCGTGCACGGCTCGCGCGCCGATCTACAGGTGCCCATGCGCGAAATCGCATTGACCCGCACCCCCACATTGTTCGGTGGCGAAGACAACCCGCCGCTCAGTGTCTACGACACCTCCGGGCCGTATACCGACCCGCATGCTGCAATCGACCTTGTCGCTGGCCTGGATCCGCTGCGCGCTGGATGGATCGCCGAGCGCGGCGATACTGTGGCGCTGGACGGGCTGAGTTCGAACTTCGGGCGCGGCCGCGAGCACGATGCACGGCTGGATGCGGTGCGCTTCCCCGCACGGCGCTTGCCGCGGGTGGCGCGCGACGGTGCCAACGTCACCCAGATGCACTACGCACGCCGCGGCATCATCACCCCCGAGATGGAGTTCGTGGCGATTCGCGAAAACCAGCGCCTGGAGGCGGTGACCGACGCGATGCTGCGCAAGCAACATCCGGGCGAAGCCTTCGGTGCGGCGATCCAACAACGCATCACGCCGGAGTTCGTGCGCGACGAGATTGCGCGCGGTCGCGCGATCCTGCCCAACAACATCAATCACCCGGAAAGCGAGCCGATGATCATCGGCCGCAATTTTCTGACCAAGATCAACGCCAACATCGGCAATAGTGCGGTGTCCTCGGGCATTGCCGAAGAAGTCGAGAAGCTGGTGTGGTCGATCCGCTGGGGCGGCGACACGGTGATGGATCTGTCCACCGGCAAGCACATCCACGAAACGCGCGAGTGGATCATCCGCAACTCGCCTGTGCCGATCGGCACGGTGCCGATCTATCAGGCGCTGGAAAAGGTCGATGGTCGCGCCGAGGAGCTTACCTGGGAAATCTTTCGCGACACCTTGATCGAGCAGGCCGAACAAGGCGTGGACTACTTCACCATCCACGCCGGCGTGTTGTTGCGCTACGTGCCGCTTACCGCCAAACGCGTCACCGGCATCGTCTCGCGTGGTGGCTCGATCCTGGCCAAGTGGTGCTTGGCGCATCACAAGGAAAACTTTCTCTACACCCATTTTGAAGACATCTGCCAGATCATGAAGGCCTACGACGTGGCGTTCTCGCTGGGCGATGGTTTGCGCCCAGGCTGCATTGCCGATGCCAACGACGCGGCGCAGTTCGGCGAACTGGAAACGCTGGGCGAGCTGACCAAGATCGCGTGGAAGCACGATGTGCAAACCATGATCGAAGGACCTGGCCATGTGCCGATGCAATTGATCAAGGAAAACATGGACAAGCAGCTGCGCGAATGCGGCGAAGCACCGTTCTACACCTTGGGGCCGTTGACCACCGATATCGCACCCGGCTACGACCACATCACCAGCGCGATCGGCGCGGCGATGATCGGTTGGTTCGGCACCGCGATGCTCTGCTATGTCACGCCGAAGGAGCACTTGGGCCTGCCTAACCGACAGGACGTACGTGACGGCATCATGGCCTATAAGATCGCCGCGCATGCCGCCGACCTCGCCAAGGGGCATCCGGGCGCGCAGGTGCGCGACAACGCCTTGAGCAAGGCGCGTTTCGAATTCCGTTGGGACGACCAATTCCATCTCGGTCTGGATCCGGAAAAGGCCAAGGAGTTCCACGACCAGACCCTGCCCAAGGACGCGCACAAACTGGCGCACTTCTGTTCGATGTGCGGGCCGCACTTCTGTTCGATGAAAATTACCCAGGACGTACGCGATTACGCAGCCGAGCACGGCATGGGCGAAGAACGCGCGCTATCGGCGGGAATGGACGAAAAGTCGGCGCAGTTTCTGGCGCAAGGCGCGCAGGTGTATCGCGTTTCGTGA